One Ignavibacteria bacterium genomic window carries:
- a CDS encoding NUDIX domain-containing protein translates to MKFATLLYIKNSKGEYLLLERLQEPNLGLFSPPGGKLHIEDAESPFACAVREAEEECGIKSQPSDWHLKGIVTEKNYPKVGHIMLFLFEYKKDFNELPAAFKEGKFHFVHPSKFEDIEFPETDKLYFWKFVLNNDNFFSLSIDCSNSPYLCNVEVK, encoded by the coding sequence TTGAAATTCGCAACACTTTTATATATCAAAAACTCCAAAGGAGAATATCTGCTTCTTGAAAGATTGCAGGAACCAAACTTAGGTTTATTTTCTCCTCCCGGAGGCAAGCTGCATATTGAAGATGCGGAATCGCCATTTGCATGTGCAGTGCGCGAAGCCGAAGAAGAATGCGGAATAAAATCACAACCAAGCGACTGGCATTTAAAAGGAATTGTAACTGAAAAAAATTACCCAAAAGTCGGTCACATAATGCTTTTTCTTTTTGAATACAAAAAAGATTTTAATGAACTTCCTGCGGCTTTCAAAGAAGGTAAATTTCATTTCGTTCATCCGTCAAAGTTTGAAGATATTGAATTTCCTGAAACCGATAAACTTTATTTCTGGAAGTTTGTTTTAAATAATGATAACTTTTTCAGCTTGAGCATAGATTGCTCCAATTCCCCTTATTTATGCAATGTCGAGGTTAAATAA
- a CDS encoding putative sugar nucleotidyl transferase, with protein sequence MRICLFEDSSVKNLFPLTCLRASFNVKCGVYTSFERIKLFIPKKTKIDFLCRSEIADITRETYSGFNVNQLSNDDYLFINGKAHFDKDVYKKIDKALDDNFFIADNNKVLFARISKDKIENLINNLSINNFILTPETFLNSGISTISDSPLHHFTISQLNYPWDTIKHFEHFVQPDLETLLKIFPKTTKTPKKVDFINPKNIRIGKKVKFSPNVVLDASEGSIIIDDNTNIESFVYIKGPVYIGKNCLLKSGLKLYGPSYIGEMCKIAGEIGESIFDSYVNKQHEGFVGHSYVSPFVNLGADTVTSDLKNNYSKLKLNFNGELIDTGMQFLGTIFGDHTKTGINTMLNTGTITGIFANIFGGGFPAKEIPSFSWYETGKENVKYDLDKGLETAKTVMYRRKVEMSSAYEDLVRSYY encoded by the coding sequence ATGAGAATCTGCCTATTCGAAGACAGCTCAGTAAAAAATCTTTTCCCTCTCACCTGCTTGCGGGCATCATTCAATGTGAAATGCGGAGTATATACTTCGTTTGAAAGAATAAAATTATTCATTCCTAAAAAGACTAAGATAGATTTTCTTTGCAGAAGTGAAATTGCTGATATAACAAGAGAAACATATTCCGGTTTTAATGTCAATCAATTATCAAATGATGATTACCTCTTTATAAACGGTAAAGCTCATTTTGATAAAGATGTTTATAAAAAAATTGATAAAGCCCTTGATGACAATTTTTTTATAGCAGATAATAATAAAGTTCTCTTCGCAAGAATATCAAAAGATAAAATCGAAAATCTCATAAATAATCTTTCGATAAACAATTTTATCCTGACACCCGAAACCTTTTTAAATTCGGGGATTTCAACCATTTCAGATTCACCACTTCACCATTTCACAATTTCGCAATTAAATTATCCTTGGGATACAATAAAACATTTCGAACATTTTGTTCAGCCCGATTTGGAAACACTTCTCAAAATATTTCCTAAAACGACCAAGACTCCGAAAAAAGTTGATTTCATAAATCCGAAAAATATCCGCATAGGGAAAAAAGTAAAGTTTTCTCCTAACGTTGTTCTTGATGCATCCGAAGGAAGCATCATTATCGATGACAATACAAACATCGAATCCTTTGTTTACATAAAAGGTCCTGTTTATATAGGCAAAAATTGCTTGCTGAAATCCGGATTAAAATTATATGGTCCATCTTACATTGGTGAAATGTGCAAGATTGCCGGAGAAATTGGTGAGTCGATTTTCGATTCTTATGTGAACAAACAGCATGAAGGATTTGTCGGGCATTCTTATGTTAGCCCGTTTGTAAATCTCGGCGCTGATACCGTAACGAGTGATTTAAAAAATAATTATTCAAAGCTTAAGCTAAACTTTAACGGGGAGCTAATTGACACCGGTATGCAATTTCTCGGAACGATTTTCGGCGACCATACCAAAACGGGAATCAACACGATGCTAAACACCGGAACAATCACAGGGATTTTTGCGAATATTTTCGGAGGCGGCTTTCCTGCAAAAGAAATTCCGTCATTCAGCTGGTATGAAACCGGAAAAGAGAATGTAAAATATGACCTCGATAAAGGACTCGAAACCGCAAAAACCGTAATGTACCGCCGCAAAGTCGAAATGTCTTCAGCATATGAAGATTTGGTGAGAAGTTATTATTAA
- the folE2 gene encoding GTP cyclohydrolase FolE2, giving the protein METKEIKINSNGEEKTLPDTQNQSDIRQIPIDKVGVKNLKYPIAVLDKDREVQHTIATIQMTVDLPKEFKGTHMSRFVEILQNEDRELHVQAIYDILEKMQERLHATRSHIEMEFPYFKEKEAPVTKKKSLIDYTVRFHAMTCEKKDFVLTVVVPVTTLCPCSKNISQYGAHNQRGEVTVAVRFKDSVWIEDIIDIVEDSASCELFSLLKREDEKYVTERAFENPVFVEDLVRNIVMKLKANSEITWYKVEAENFESIHNHNAYACIESHNGQEE; this is encoded by the coding sequence ATGGAAACAAAAGAAATTAAAATAAACTCAAACGGTGAAGAAAAGACGCTTCCCGATACTCAAAATCAGTCAGATATACGCCAGATTCCTATCGATAAAGTCGGCGTAAAAAACTTGAAATATCCAATTGCAGTTCTTGATAAAGACCGCGAAGTTCAGCACACAATTGCTACGATTCAGATGACAGTTGACCTTCCGAAAGAGTTCAAGGGAACTCATATGAGCAGGTTTGTCGAGATTCTCCAAAATGAAGACCGTGAATTGCACGTTCAGGCAATTTATGACATTCTTGAAAAAATGCAGGAGCGTCTTCACGCAACGCGCTCACATATTGAGATGGAATTCCCTTACTTCAAGGAAAAAGAAGCGCCGGTCACAAAAAAGAAATCACTCATAGACTATACTGTCCGTTTTCATGCAATGACCTGTGAGAAAAAAGATTTTGTGCTGACTGTTGTCGTTCCGGTTACTACCTTATGTCCTTGTTCAAAAAACATTTCCCAATATGGCGCACATAATCAGCGTGGTGAAGTAACCGTTGCTGTGCGTTTTAAAGATTCAGTCTGGATTGAAGATATAATTGACATTGTCGAGGACAGCGCAAGCTGTGAGCTTTTTAGTTTGTTGAAGCGTGAAGATGAAAAATATGTAACCGAGCGCGCATTTGAAAATCCTGTTTTTGTTGAAGATTTAGTCCGCAATATTGTGATGAAATTAAAAGCAAACTCTGAGATTACTTGGTATAAAGTCGAAGCGGAAAATTTTGAAAGTATTCATAATCATAATGCTTATGCATGCATAGAATCGCATAATGGGCAGGAAGAATAA
- a CDS encoding PBP1A family penicillin-binding protein, producing the protein MFKKKSKKEELDKYFSDKKYRNKKGKQKKVQNYSFKLVLFISITAIFILAGYLFYLSQTLPSLEELENPKLEEATKIYSDNGELIDKFFLQNRTQVTLDNMPQDLINALIATEDRKFYDHWGVDVPRIFQAFIKNVMRADMTSEGASTITQQLARNLYKNIGTETSLNRKLREAMTAVQIERTYTKKEILAYYMNAVYFGNGAYGIQAAAQTYFNKNAKDLNLVESATLVGILKSPTNYDPVDKPENCLRRRNIVLNSMRECDYINKETYDIASNDPIKLNMTQQTLVQNSIAPEFSEYVRQSLQRIAEKYGFDLYRDGLKVYTTLDTRFQKHAEDAVKDQLKGFQKTFNGYWNWKNNQDVLSDNVDRYIKQSEEYKKAKTEANRKAIYDKMKNDKKLIDSVKSLASTIQIGLTCINPKTGEIKAMVGSNPYTRTKYGLNHVTQIKRQPGSTFKAFVYALAVQNGYSPGYMISNDPVSVNVGGRTWTPRGGGTGGKISMRTAIEKSINVVAVRTAMEMAPIDKVIELAHEMGIKSELPNYLSLSLGAGEVTPLEMTNAFGVFANEGIWVEPIAIKKIEDRNGNLIAEFIPETKEVLSEGVAYMMSDMMQGVVEQGTATSVRNFFHRPAAGKTGTTQNYTDAWFVGYTPQFVTGVWVGFDDARIKFGGAYGQGGYAAAPIWGRFMKYVYEDDDFDFPVEYFLMPEDLEEVNICSISGLVAGESCPATLELVLKRNMPRRCNIPHYLFSDSTQVSNTPPPGTIGY; encoded by the coding sequence GTGTTTAAAAAGAAGTCTAAAAAAGAAGAGTTAGATAAATATTTTAGCGATAAGAAGTACAGAAATAAAAAAGGGAAGCAAAAAAAAGTTCAGAATTATTCCTTTAAGCTTGTTCTATTCATTTCAATAACCGCAATTTTCATCCTTGCAGGTTACCTGTTTTACCTTTCACAGACATTACCTTCACTTGAAGAGCTTGAAAATCCGAAGCTCGAAGAAGCAACAAAAATTTATTCCGACAACGGCGAGTTAATAGATAAGTTTTTTCTTCAGAACAGAACGCAGGTAACGCTCGATAATATGCCGCAGGATTTGATTAATGCTTTAATTGCCACCGAAGACAGAAAATTCTATGACCACTGGGGTGTCGACGTTCCGAGAATTTTTCAGGCGTTCATTAAAAATGTAATGCGTGCAGATATGACAAGCGAGGGAGCTTCAACAATCACACAGCAGCTTGCAAGAAATTTATATAAAAATATCGGGACTGAAACTTCTCTTAACAGAAAGCTCCGCGAAGCAATGACGGCGGTGCAGATTGAAAGAACCTATACCAAGAAAGAAATTCTCGCATATTACATGAATGCGGTTTATTTCGGTAATGGTGCTTATGGAATTCAGGCGGCTGCGCAGACATACTTTAATAAAAATGCAAAAGATTTAAATTTAGTTGAATCGGCAACACTTGTCGGGATTTTAAAATCTCCGACAAACTATGACCCTGTAGATAAACCCGAAAATTGTCTAAGGAGAAGAAATATTGTTTTAAATTCCATGCGGGAGTGCGATTATATTAATAAGGAAACTTATGACATAGCATCAAACGATCCGATAAAATTAAATATGACTCAGCAAACTCTGGTTCAAAATTCAATTGCGCCTGAGTTTTCGGAATATGTCCGTCAGTCTCTTCAAAGAATTGCTGAAAAATATGGTTTTGATTTATACAGAGACGGATTAAAAGTTTATACTACTCTTGATACACGTTTCCAGAAACATGCTGAAGATGCCGTAAAAGACCAGCTTAAAGGATTTCAGAAAACCTTTAATGGTTATTGGAATTGGAAAAATAACCAGGATGTTTTAAGCGATAATGTTGACAGGTACATAAAGCAGTCGGAAGAATATAAAAAAGCAAAGACAGAAGCAAACAGGAAAGCTATTTATGACAAGATGAAAAATGACAAGAAGCTTATCGATTCAGTTAAATCTCTTGCCTCTACAATTCAGATAGGGCTGACATGCATAAACCCGAAGACGGGTGAAATAAAAGCAATGGTCGGTTCGAATCCATATACAAGAACGAAATACGGACTGAACCACGTAACACAAATTAAACGTCAGCCGGGTTCGACTTTTAAGGCATTTGTTTATGCGCTTGCGGTGCAAAACGGGTATTCACCCGGTTATATGATTTCAAACGACCCGGTTTCAGTTAATGTCGGCGGAAGAACGTGGACTCCCCGCGGAGGCGGAACCGGCGGAAAAATTTCTATGAGGACAGCAATTGAAAAATCCATCAATGTTGTTGCTGTCAGAACTGCAATGGAGATGGCGCCCATAGATAAAGTAATTGAGCTTGCCCACGAGATGGGTATAAAATCGGAGCTTCCGAATTACTTATCGCTTTCTCTCGGCGCAGGTGAGGTAACACCGCTTGAGATGACGAATGCATTCGGGGTTTTTGCAAATGAAGGAATTTGGGTTGAGCCTATTGCAATTAAAAAAATCGAGGACAGAAACGGAAATTTAATTGCAGAGTTCATTCCTGAAACAAAAGAGGTTCTCAGCGAAGGTGTTGCATACATGATGAGTGATATGATGCAGGGAGTTGTCGAACAGGGAACGGCAACAAGCGTAAGAAACTTCTTCCACAGACCTGCAGCAGGAAAGACCGGAACAACACAGAACTATACCGATGCATGGTTTGTCGGATATACTCCGCAGTTTGTGACAGGTGTATGGGTCGGATTTGATGATGCAAGAATTAAATTCGGAGGTGCATACGGACAGGGCGGATATGCTGCTGCGCCTATATGGGGAAGATTCATGAAATATGTTTATGAAGATGATGATTTTGATTTTCCTGTTGAATATTTCTTGATGCCTGAAGATTTAGAAGAGGTTAACATCTGTTCGATATCAGGACTGGTTGCTGGTGAAAGCTGCCCTGCAACGCTTGAGCTTGTTCTAAAAAGGAATATGCCGAGACGATGCAATATTCCGCATTACTTATTTTCCGATTCAACACAGGTTTCAAACACACCTCCTCCGGGAACAATCGGATATTAA
- the rpmG gene encoding 50S ribosomal protein L33, which yields MARKEGPRINIKLVSVEGPHKGKSVYVSSKNRNNTKERIELQKYCKWTKKRILHREAK from the coding sequence ATGGCACGTAAAGAAGGTCCAAGAATTAATATAAAACTCGTTAGCGTAGAAGGTCCGCACAAAGGAAAATCTGTTTATGTATCATCTAAAAACAGAAATAACACCAAAGAACGTATCGAATTGCAGAAATACTGCAAGTGGACTAAAAAAAGAATTCTCCACAGAGAAGCAAAATAA
- the rpmE gene encoding 50S ribosomal protein L31: protein MKANFHPKYYKCEVTCVCGAHFTTRSTVPQIKVEICSQCHPYFTGTQKIVDTAGRVEKFRKKYGKKSEKQEVTA from the coding sequence ATGAAAGCGAATTTTCATCCGAAATATTACAAATGTGAGGTAACTTGTGTGTGTGGTGCTCATTTTACTACCCGTTCTACCGTTCCGCAAATAAAAGTGGAAATATGTTCACAATGTCATCCGTATTTTACGGGAACTCAAAAAATTGTTGATACTGCAGGTAGAGTTGAAAAATTCAGAAAGAAATACGGGAAGAAGTCAGAAAAACAAGAAGTTACTGCATAA
- a CDS encoding response regulator transcription factor, producing the protein MKYKVLVVDDEKDIVDLLKYNLEKENEFEVTTAYNGKEALDAVQNEKPDIILLDIMMPELNGFEVCKRLKSDPSNSKIPVIFLTAKENEIDEIVGLEIGADDYIQKPISPRKVIARMKSVIRRSNVKAVNTKKVEEVIKFKNLEVDSISHTVRINRKDVFFPKKEFQLLHFLLANRGRVFSREILLNQIWGENIYVIDRTVDVHVAKVREKLGEYADYIETIKGLGYRFKDA; encoded by the coding sequence ATGAAATATAAAGTGCTTGTTGTTGATGATGAAAAAGACATCGTTGACCTGCTGAAATACAACCTCGAAAAAGAAAACGAGTTTGAAGTAACCACAGCATATAACGGAAAAGAAGCGCTCGATGCCGTTCAAAATGAAAAACCCGATATTATTCTCCTCGACATTATGATGCCTGAGCTTAATGGTTTTGAAGTCTGCAAAAGATTGAAATCCGATCCGTCAAATTCAAAAATTCCTGTCATATTTTTGACTGCTAAAGAAAACGAAATTGATGAAATTGTCGGACTTGAAATCGGAGCTGATGATTACATTCAGAAGCCAATATCACCGCGTAAAGTAATTGCGAGAATGAAATCGGTTATTCGCCGTAGCAATGTTAAAGCAGTCAACACAAAGAAAGTTGAAGAGGTAATTAAATTCAAAAACCTTGAAGTTGACAGCATTTCTCACACAGTCAGAATAAATCGTAAAGACGTGTTTTTCCCGAAGAAGGAATTTCAGCTCCTTCATTTTCTTCTTGCAAACCGTGGAAGAGTTTTTTCCCGGGAAATTTTGTTGAATCAAATCTGGGGTGAAAATATTTATGTAATCGACAGGACAGTTGACGTTCATGTAGCGAAAGTCCGTGAGAAGCTTGGTGAATATGCCGATTACATCGAAACGATTAAAGGTCTCGGATACCGCTTCAAAGATGCGTAA
- a CDS encoding T9SS type A sorting domain-containing protein — MKSLLLFLLAMMFYSSVIAGDRTVFIERYTSSTCGPCASNNPALDNWLSTQDPYKVMGIAYHMSWPAPGTDPMYHHNTSDNEARRNYYGINAIPQGRFEGTTSLNSPYSSGLFQSLYDSRINVLSPLTILMTTQNIGADSVEVTVKVYCETAMENPNVVLQIAVLEHIIQYPSPPGTNGEMVFHDVMRKMLPNATGTPMTLTPGQMVTVKQKYWKNPVWNQSEIRVISFVQRNDTKEIIQSGQKTENFTLLPNPGFKVVNQGQTGSGTFQISTPVIADGYNSPVTFTATVEPSNAGITTSFPGGNVLSNFTQSIALQVNSNASVPAGVYKVIVTGTNGQGKSHKTVVNYLVGKNYVSVGTNKGNLSFKVNGTTYSTPQLFTWDINSAQTIEAVTPQVSGNSQNVFVNWSTGQTTPVLNLNINAEQSQYTANFKTQYKVIALLNPAGIPVTVTNGNMFHDSGSAVNINVTPYSVQFNGRTYWFQRWQGAGNGSYTGTSASFTLSNLSNAVNQIVYYDTINTGISSIGSEIPNVYKLYQNYPNPFNPTTNIKFDIPQQGFVTLKIYDMLGKEVALLSNQVLQAGRYEANWNASGMPSGVYFYKLVTPAYSEIKRMVLIK; from the coding sequence ATGAAATCATTATTACTATTTCTGCTGGCTATGATGTTTTATAGTTCAGTGATTGCGGGAGATAGGACAGTATTCATCGAAAGATATACAAGTTCAACATGCGGACCTTGCGCATCAAATAATCCTGCTCTTGATAATTGGCTTTCCACGCAAGACCCGTATAAGGTAATGGGAATTGCTTATCATATGAGCTGGCCTGCACCGGGTACCGACCCTATGTATCATCACAACACTTCTGATAATGAAGCAAGAAGAAATTATTACGGAATTAATGCCATTCCTCAGGGAAGGTTTGAAGGAACTACATCATTAAACTCTCCATACTCATCAGGTTTATTTCAATCTCTTTATGACAGCAGGATTAATGTTTTAAGCCCGCTGACCATTTTAATGACAACGCAAAATATCGGCGCAGATTCAGTTGAAGTTACTGTGAAAGTATATTGTGAAACAGCGATGGAAAATCCGAATGTAGTTTTACAAATTGCTGTTCTTGAACATATTATTCAATACCCTTCACCTCCGGGAACAAACGGTGAAATGGTTTTCCACGATGTTATGAGAAAAATGCTTCCAAATGCAACGGGAACACCTATGACATTAACACCCGGACAAATGGTTACTGTAAAACAAAAATACTGGAAAAATCCTGTTTGGAATCAGTCTGAAATAAGAGTTATTTCATTCGTTCAGAGAAATGATACCAAAGAAATAATTCAATCAGGTCAAAAGACTGAAAACTTTACTTTGCTTCCAAACCCGGGTTTTAAAGTTGTAAATCAAGGTCAGACAGGAAGCGGTACTTTCCAAATCAGCACTCCTGTGATAGCAGACGGATATAATTCACCTGTTACATTTACGGCAACGGTTGAACCGTCAAATGCAGGAATCACAACAAGCTTCCCCGGTGGAAATGTTCTGAGCAATTTTACTCAAAGCATAGCCTTGCAGGTTAACTCAAACGCCTCTGTTCCGGCAGGAGTTTATAAAGTTATAGTAACCGGAACAAACGGACAGGGCAAAAGCCATAAGACCGTTGTTAATTATCTCGTCGGCAAAAATTATGTATCAGTCGGCACAAACAAAGGAAATCTGAGCTTTAAAGTTAACGGCACTACATATTCAACTCCGCAGTTATTTACCTGGGATATTAACTCAGCACAAACAATAGAAGCAGTAACACCGCAGGTTTCAGGAAATTCACAGAATGTATTTGTAAACTGGAGCACAGGACAAACAACGCCTGTTCTTAATCTCAATATAAACGCTGAACAAAGCCAATATACGGCAAACTTTAAGACACAATATAAAGTAATAGCTTTACTCAATCCCGCAGGAATTCCCGTGACAGTAACAAATGGAAATATGTTTCATGATTCCGGTTCAGCAGTAAACATAAATGTAACTCCGTATTCAGTTCAATTCAACGGAAGAACATACTGGTTCCAAAGATGGCAGGGAGCCGGAAACGGTTCATATACAGGAACGAGCGCAAGCTTTACTTTAAGTAATCTTTCAAATGCCGTTAATCAGATTGTATACTATGATACAATAAATACCGGTATTTCATCCATAGGTTCTGAGATACCTAATGTTTATAAATTATATCAGAATTATCCGAATCCATTCAATCCGACAACAAACATAAAGTTTGATATTCCTCAACAGGGATTTGTTACATTGAAGATTTATGACATGCTCGGTAAAGAAGTTGCTCTATTAAGCAATCAGGTTTTACAGGCAGGACGATATGAAGCAAACTGGAATGCTTCAGGAATGCCAAGCGGAGTTTATTTCTATAAGCTCGTAACTCCCGCTTACAGCGAAATCAAGAGAATGGTTCTTATAAAATAA
- a CDS encoding ATP-binding protein, with product MFKSNLILKFSFFILIILILSLILQFVFNAGITSVIISSVIIIIIYIVSLYFLNTEVVRPMSIFNFFSKEIYDTDKQNDTDDFEEKLTELNKVNELLGEHLNKNKYNDDVNDIFYSLQLTTERLTNELNTAKIFKVNRNEFLGNVAHELRTPIFAIQLSLETLLDGAINDEKVNMDFLNRAMKQVNRLKVLVDDLIAISKFETGIRMSKRYFNFNEYVKTIVAEMRSLAENKNIELKFDTNLDDETQVFGDSESLKQVFINLIDNAIKYTAENGLIIVRLTDSEKNVLVSILDNGIGIPKKDLARIFERFYRVDKNRSRDRGGSGLGLSIVKHILEAHNTQIKVESEENKGTKFEFNLQK from the coding sequence ATGTTTAAATCAAACCTCATCTTAAAGTTTTCGTTTTTCATTCTCATAATTTTAATCCTCTCATTAATACTTCAATTTGTTTTCAATGCCGGCATTACTTCTGTAATAATTTCATCTGTTATTATTATAATAATTTATATCGTCTCATTATATTTCTTGAATACCGAAGTTGTGCGGCCGATGAGTATTTTTAATTTTTTCTCAAAGGAAATTTATGATACTGATAAGCAAAACGATACCGATGACTTCGAAGAAAAGCTAACCGAATTGAATAAAGTAAATGAGCTGCTTGGTGAGCATCTGAATAAAAATAAATACAATGATGATGTTAATGATATTTTTTATTCGCTTCAGCTGACAACAGAACGCCTGACTAACGAGCTTAACACTGCAAAAATATTCAAAGTAAATCGTAATGAGTTTCTCGGAAACGTTGCGCATGAGCTTCGTACGCCGATTTTTGCAATTCAGCTTTCACTTGAAACCCTGCTTGACGGAGCAATTAATGATGAAAAGGTGAACATGGATTTCCTTAACCGCGCGATGAAGCAGGTGAACCGCCTCAAAGTGCTCGTTGACGATTTAATTGCAATCTCTAAGTTTGAAACAGGAATAAGAATGAGCAAGCGGTATTTCAACTTCAATGAATATGTTAAAACCATTGTCGCCGAGATGCGTTCTCTTGCTGAAAACAAAAACATCGAACTGAAGTTCGATACAAATCTTGATGATGAAACTCAGGTCTTTGGAGATTCAGAAAGCTTGAAGCAGGTTTTTATAAACTTAATCGATAATGCGATTAAATATACTGCTGAAAACGGTTTAATAATTGTTAGGCTTACAGATTCAGAGAAAAATGTCTTAGTGTCGATATTGGATAACGGTATTGGTATTCCTAAAAAAGATTTGGCAAGAATCTTTGAGAGATTTTACCGAGTGGATAAAAACCGTTCGCGTGACAGGGGAGGCAGCGGACTTGGTCTTTCTATTGTAAAGCATATTCTCGAAGCACATAATACACAGATAAAAGTTGAGTCGGAAGAAAACAAAGGAACAAAGTTTGAGTTTAACTTGCAGAAATAA
- the ndk gene encoding nucleoside-diphosphate kinase — translation MEKTLCIIKPDAVKKRVQGSIIQMILDNGFDIKGMKQVQLTEDQAKKFYEVHKERPFYNDLVSFMVSGPVVPIALEKDGAVAAWRKLIGATDPAEAEEGTIRKKFADSKSENAVHGSDSVENGQIEVDFFFPELKK, via the coding sequence GTGGAAAAAACTTTATGTATTATTAAGCCTGATGCAGTGAAGAAAAGAGTTCAGGGAAGCATCATCCAGATGATACTCGACAATGGATTTGATATTAAAGGAATGAAACAGGTTCAGCTAACCGAAGACCAGGCAAAGAAATTTTATGAAGTTCATAAAGAAAGACCTTTTTATAACGACCTTGTAAGCTTTATGGTTTCAGGTCCTGTTGTTCCGATTGCTCTGGAAAAGGACGGGGCAGTTGCGGCATGGAGAAAATTAATTGGTGCAACCGACCCTGCAGAAGCTGAAGAAGGAACAATCAGAAAAAAATTTGCTGATTCAAAATCAGAAAACGCAGTTCACGGAAGTGACTCTGTTGAAAACGGACAAATAGAAGTTGATTTCTTTTTTCCGGAATTGAAAAAGTAG
- a CDS encoding UDP-2,3-diacylglucosamine diphosphatase, producing the protein MRDAYYFISDVHLGLESKEKEKLKVKVLLQFLDDIKLDAKELFIVGDLFDYWIEYKYVIPKGHYKVLSKISELIDSGIKITYLAGNHDFWRGDYFEEEFGIKISDKPIEKTIEGRKLYIHHGDGLAYNDTGYKILKKILRNKGSQFFYSLIHPDIGIWLAKKTSHTSRGYTSEKDYGEKDGLRDYAMLKCDEGYDYVIMGHRHFPVKMESQKSPGRTYFNLGDWMYHFTYAVFRNGKMNLMRYYDLKTNEFINETL; encoded by the coding sequence ATGCGGGATGCTTATTATTTTATTTCGGATGTTCATCTTGGACTTGAATCTAAGGAAAAAGAAAAACTTAAAGTAAAAGTTCTTTTACAATTTCTCGACGACATAAAACTTGATGCAAAAGAACTGTTCATTGTCGGTGATTTGTTCGATTACTGGATTGAGTATAAATACGTGATTCCAAAAGGACACTACAAAGTATTAAGCAAAATATCCGAGTTAATAGACAGCGGCATTAAGATAACCTATCTTGCAGGAAATCACGATTTCTGGCGCGGCGATTATTTCGAAGAAGAATTCGGAATTAAAATTTCTGATAAGCCAATCGAGAAAACCATTGAAGGAAGAAAGTTATACATACATCACGGCGACGGACTTGCTTATAATGATACAGGATACAAAATCTTAAAAAAGATTTTACGTAATAAGGGAAGCCAGTTTTTTTATTCTCTCATCCATCCTGATATAGGAATATGGCTTGCAAAAAAAACCTCACATACATCAAGAGGATATACAAGCGAAAAAGATTACGGTGAGAAAGACGGACTGCGGGATTATGCAATGCTGAAATGCGATGAAGGATATGATTATGTTATTATGGGACACAGACATTTTCCTGTCAAAATGGAGTCACAAAAATCTCCGGGCAGGACATATTTTAACTTAGGTGATTGGATGTATCATTTTACTTATGCAGTATTCAGAAACGGAAAGATGAATTTGATGAGATATTACGATTTAAAAACTAACGAATTTATAAACGAAACTTTATGA